Genomic segment of Primulina tabacum isolate GXHZ01 chromosome 11, ASM2559414v2, whole genome shotgun sequence:
CTTGAGAGCCTTAAAAGCAGGAAGGGGACTAATATATATCTATCTCTGGAAAAATATTATACACAAACAGCCTAACTGTTGGCATTTGTGGTTTCCAATCTTTTACCACTTAAAACCTGATAGAGGTGATGACTATATATTTATCATTCCATTTGAAACGACGCAATTGTGCGCGTAGGTTGAGATTGTAATGGGACTTGAAGAGGAGTTTGGAGTCAGCGTCGAGGAAGAAAGCGCCCTGAGCATATCAACCATCCAAGAAGTGGCTGATGTGATCGAGAAGCTCTTGGAGAAGTGAAGAACTCGGGATTGAGTCTTGGCCCGTGGCCTCGACAAGAAAGCTCTTTAGGACCGTACGTTTGAATGATTTCTTGTTATTGTTTGAGGTTGCTTGCCTTCTAGATACTTTTATTGTAACGAACCTCTGTCTAAAGATAATTTATTCCATCCGAATTTGAATTAAATATTTCAGTTAGCATCCGAGTTAAGCGAATTGTCtgggaaaaaaatttataatcagAATTTAGCATCCGataagacggtctcatgaatctttatctgtgagacgagttaatcctaccgatatttacaataaaaagtaatacttttagcataaaaagtaatactttttaatggatgacacaaataagagacctgtctcacaaaatacaacccatGAAACCGTctaacacaaatttttgctttatGTGTTAATGCAAGTAATTTAATTTCTCAAATACAAGTAGTTTGATTTAAagcttttaaataatataacataatatgATATAATTGGGCTAGCAACGATTGATTTAACAAATCCatacaccaaaaaaaaaaaaaaaaaagccggGATTCGCTCCTTAAATTCTTTtaagtttttgtttttataattatGTTAATGCATGTACTTTAATTTATCTGAGAcaagggatgtaaacgaaccaaaccgttcgtgagctattcgaagctcgattcgataaaagctcgtttgagctcgtttaacgaggctcgttaagataaataaaccaaactcaagctttacagtattcggctcgttagctcgtgaacatattcattggtaagttcatgagtaatcttttagatgaaaaaataatagttttgatatttgatttattgattttgcatattatttatgaaatatataaaaaaaatctattaaatttatttattataataaatttacaaattttaataagaataatatatatttttttaaatatataatttactttttaattaatttaatgaaaatttaaatgtataattcatatttattaagtttgtttaggctcgataaatgcttgaataagctcgtgagccatgcatatattcgttaaataaagctcgagctcggctcgattataaacaaaccaagctcaaacattcaagagttcggtttggctcgactcgattacatccctagagACAAGTAtttcgatttatttttttaaaataatataaaatgtaaCAAATCCAACCCCCCAAAAAGGAGAACCGGGTTTAAAACCTCACCCCGACTCTTAGAAATATTAAAAAGAGGAGCCGATCGCGGcctttatatttttttcagtACAAAGAAGATGGAAGATTCGAACCATAGTATAAAGACGAAGGACAACGAGTGAGATCTATTTAGACAAAAAGTCTCATTTAATTatgataaaaatttatgtgagacggtctcatgggtcgtattttgtgagacggatctcttatttgggtcatccatgaaaaaatattaatttttatggtaagagtattactttttattgtgaatatcagaagaattgacccgtctcacagataaagattcgtgagaccgtctcacaagagacatactctttaattatttaagagATCGAGTTTCAAACCTCGACATATTCGGATGAATAAAAATGAGATTTAGATTTGGAATTGAATTTAAATTCAtggtttaaaaaattaatataaaatttatggattaaatatacaaaattaatattttaaaacgattttttttattgatcatAGTTCAAATATCATCAAACTCCACTCGCTCCAAACagagttttatttttgttatttttaattattatttctttttaaaaaatcacgTCGACCAATAACTTACATAATTCTTGTAAAAATCACCAACTCCTCATTTTGTGCGATTTCTACTGGAATCTTGTTCAGTTCACACTCCTTCTACATCCACTCAAAGGGGCGATCTGAGGTAAAGGAAAATCATAGTAAATAAAATGAAAGTATGAATGGATCGAATCCGTTTGATTTCGTTCCACCCGTCAATGAATTGCTTGTATATTTTTCtcactctctctctctctctctttttggGTGGGGTGGGGTTGTGGGGGTTTGGTTTGATTCTCCAGATGGGTGATCTGTATTTGATtgcgtttttcattttttatgctGTTTATAATTACTTGAAGAGAGATTCAGTTTCAGTTATGACTGAAACAACGATATCGATGTTTCGATATCGATGTTTCGTTTGTTTACTGTTTCTACTTTGTATGAATTGTGTGGGCTTTTTTGCTGATTAACTAAGGCCTATGGATTTGAGGTTTCGCATTTAGGTTGACATGATTAACTAGGGCCTATGAATTTTAATGATGTTTCGCATTTAGGTTGACATGATTAACTAGGGCCTATGAATTTTAATGATCCAGATCACAAATAACCATGGTGAAGGCAGTCGCGGTTCTTAGCAGCGGCGGCGAGGGTGTTAGAGGCACAGTCCACTTTTCACAAGAAGGGGATGGTATTTTTCATTGACTGTATCAAATGTCTTGCATAATGTCAATTTGATCGGGTGCTTACTTGTTTTGTTTGTTTCATGTCCCAGGTCCAACATCGGTTACTGGAATTCTTTCTGGACTTAAGCCTGGACTGCATGGATTTCATGTTCACGCCCTTGGTGACACCACGAATGGATGTATGTCAACTGGTAATTTATCTGGCATTGTTTTGTTATATTTGTGAAAGAACTTGTAGATTCAATTGgaatcaaatttttatttaattgtccTACTTTTAATTTCAATTTGAAGGACCTCACTTCAATCCGGGTGGCAAAGAACATGGTGCTCCTAATGATGAGGTTCGTCACGCTGGTGATCTTGGAAATGTCATAGTTGGAGAAGATGGTAAGTCTTATTATATATGCTACATACTAAGGGGATTTCATCATACGAACTACATTTGAAACACCAAATATATTTATTCCCAAAATAGTCTTAACATCGATTAAAAGAGAATTGATATGAAGCGTTGATGCGGGGAACTCAATTTCTTTGGATTCTTATTCGCAAGTGCCACTCGTGAAACGAGCAACATAAAGAAATTTTGCTTCTCACAAGTACTAAGAATTGAATCAAACCGACAATTTGATGATCAAAATATAGAACTCCTCTacatagaaatttttttattattagttAACGAGTTAAACTATAAGTTGTTCACACGATTATTTACAAACATGCAAAATGTTTGCTCTCATTGGAAGTACGTGAATGTGTGCTCTCATTGGAATTTGGAAGTATGTTATGGGTTTGTTGGAGATGGATCTAGTTATAGGGCGATTGATAGATCGATCATTGAGATCTGTGATTGGTTTGCGGGTTTTTCTATGGAAACCACATGTCCCAAGTAAGAAACTTGTTTTTAAGCAAAGAAGCACTTTGATTTGTTCAGAAATAAGTGTTGTTGTTTCTGAATGGCAAACACCGCATGAAGGTGACACAAATGATTGTTCCATGTTGTACTATAAACTAAGATGTTGTCAAAGAATACTAGCACatatttttgcaagattttgcTAAAGTTGCGTTAATGAGGTCCTGAAATATGGAGGGGTGTCATTGAGGCTAAATGACATGACCATAAACTTGAAATGGACATGATGGGTGCGGAATGCAGGTCATCTTGATACTCGCAGCATCCATTATAATCTAATGATATCCGGATTGTAGGTCCAGCTTGGTGAAGTACTCTGCGTCATGAAATTCCTTCAATAATTCGTCTGTAACTGGAATGAGAAACTTGTCTTTCACTATTTTTGCATTCAGAGATCGCTAATCGACACAAAAGCGCCATGATTCATCGGATTTCTTAACCAGAAGAACCGATGATGAAAAAGTAGATGAACTGGATCGATTAATCCCTTTTTCCAGCATGTCAACACATTCTCTCTCTATTTCATCATTTTGTGCGTGGGTTACCAATAGGTCTGACCATGATTGGATTTGTCCCTTGCTCGAGTACAATTTTGTGGCTGAATCCCCGAGGTGGTGGGGTCCCCGGGGTTCCTCACAAAATGCTATAATCCCTTAAAAGATATTGTAATTGAGAATGAAATGTATCGTCCGAGAGTTTGGCAAGGTTTGTGGTTGTCGATGTGAGAGTTGATTCTCGTTGCCATGTAATCCGTTCTCCCTCCCGAAGGAATTCCATTTTCATTATGTCGAAGTTCCATGTAATGCTTCCCAGCTTTCGAAGCCAATTGACACCCATGACAACATCTAATTTTCCcagtgttaggacaaagaaatcAACATGGAATAGATGTTCTTCCAATTGAGTAGTACCACCACACATATGCCCGCACAATGAAGTTGTTTGCCATTAGCCACCTTAACTGATAGATTTCCCTTTTGTGTAATTTCTAGCTCCAATCTTGTGACCACCGTGTCATCAAAGAAACAGTGGGTGTTGCTTGAGTCAATAAGAATGAGGAGCGCTGATGATTGGATACGTCATTTTACTTGCATGGTTTGGAAAGTTGGAATTCCTGAAATTGTATTATAGAAATGCCCAGCATGTCTGATTCCTCATGTTCGTCCTCATCATCAGGGGTGCTGGCCTCGATCACTTCAAGATGGAATAATTGCTTGCGTCGATGCCCTTGGACGAAGAGTTTGTCACAATTAAAGCGCAATTCTCTGGCACTTTGCTCCTCCATCTCGGATCTGCTCAATTGTTTAATGAACAATAGGCAAGTGGTTGTGGAATTGGGTCGCCTTGTGGTGGGTGTGAATTTTTGATTGCTTTGCTCATGGACGCCTATCATATAATCGGGCCAAGCAATGTGTAACCGGGACAAGCCCATTGCCATTGTCAAATTTTAGGGCTGATGGATTTCCACCTCAATTGTAATGTGCTCTTGTAGACCGCTAATAAAAATGTCTACCTCTTGTTGTTGAGATAAGAGGCCCGTGCAGATAATTGTTCAAATCGTCGTTGGTATTCCTTGACCGAGCCGGTCTAGCGCAGTTTAGATAGTTCTCCCAACTTGTTTGAGCGTATTGGAGGCCCAAACCTAAGGTGGCAATATTCCTTGAAGACTTCCCATGTGAGATTATGGCGGTCATGTTCTAGTTTCCAAAACCGAAGTTGAGCATCTTCTTCGAGGTGAAAAGATGCAAGGCCAATTTACTCGTCCTCCTAGTCCGATGTATGCTGATGGTGGAATAAGTGCTCGCATCGGTTAATCTAACCGAGAACTCGGAGGAATCTAATTTTGAATATTAGGGAACGAATGAATGTGTTCCTCCATTGTAATTGGATGCGCGGGAGTCGCGGGAATGTGACCTTGATGACCCATTATTTTCCTTGCTGTCGCTGCGGCTCATGGATATCTTGAAGCAGCCAGTTCGTCAAGTCGCTGTTTCAGATTTTGTTGGCGACAATCTTGTTCTTCAATATTGACCTTGAACAGATTGAAAAGGCTCGTAAGTTGCTGTTGGGTGCATGGAAATCGCCCATAACACCTGTCTCTGATACCAACGTGTTATGGGCTTGGGAGATGGATCTAGTTGTAGGGCGATTGATAGATTTATCATTGAGATCCATGATTGGTTTGCGATGTTTTCTACTTTTTCCCATCTTTCGAATGATTTTAGGGGCTCGTTCCTGGATACCTCTCGATCTCTTGTAATAAAGTAATGATTTGAATTAAAGATAAACTTTTTATTCATCAGTAGAGCGATTTAAATACAAAAGAAGAGTCATCGCTTATTATGAAAGACGTGACTTATTGAACTATTAAATTCTGAATTTATGCCATCTATGGCTAAAATGGAAAGTGAATAAAGATTGTATCAATAATCCTTGCAGAATTCTTTACTGTTTATTCTTGAGTCTTCCAAAGCTGAGTTGTTAAGTTATGTCCTTGGGATTTGCATCTGACCTGTTTGCTTGATGGGTTGGATGGAAGTGTTTGGGTCCATGCAATAGTAGTTGTTATGTAACTGTGCATACTATCAGTCTTAGGCACGTGaattaaatttcattatttgGTTTGTCGGAACTCGGAATTATCATGTAGAGGAGAGCTGTTGTTTCCTATGTTCACTGTCAGTAGCAGAAAAACATTAACGTCTCAAGATATTTGCATATTTTTGTCGCTGGTCTGGATACCGTCTTGTTCTGAAGGATAAAATATAATAGCAGTAAATTTTGCAAATAAAAACGTGAAGTCATTTTCCACACCCCGCTCCCATTTTAGATTTCTTGGCAATATTTCTTGACTTGTTTCAGTATATCTGGACATTTGAGTGCCGCATATCAACATATACCTGACTTTTGGGCTTCTCTGTAGTCAACCTAACATCTATGCTCCTTTCACCTTCTAATGTTTCAGGCACTGTCTCTTTCACCATCATTGACAAACATGTATGCCTTCTTTGCTACCATTTCCCACGGTTACATTGCTCTTTTCTagcaataattattttaaaggttTGTGAGTTATTGTGCAGATTCCACTTTCAGGACCACATTCCATTATTGGA
This window contains:
- the LOC142517980 gene encoding superoxide dismutase [Cu-Zn]-like, with product MVKAVAVLSSGGEGVRGTVHFSQEGDGPTSVTGILSGLKPGLHGFHVHALGDTTNGCMSTGPHFNPGGKEHGAPNDEVRHAGDLGNVIVGEDGTVSFTIIDKHIPLSGPHSIIGRAVVVHADPDDLGKGGHELSKSTGNAGGRVACGVIGLQG